The Citrus sinensis cultivar Valencia sweet orange chromosome 4, DVS_A1.0, whole genome shotgun sequence DNA segment GTCTAAATTAACTGAAACTACTAACTTTTGCTATGTAGGTGGGGGAAAACTCATGGTCTTCTTATTGAGGGAGGCCTCACATACGATGCAATAAAGAAGTCTGTCTCTAATGCCTTGATTGCTTTTAGGGATGGTGTTGTTAAACTGTTTGAGTTTCTTGAGGTAAATCTCATCTATTTATGACAACCGTTTTCATGACAAAGATCAAGGAAGCTAGAAAAATTGTTGACTGAGGTAATGGAGGAGGCAATGGGAACCAAAACAACATGCTATCTAACCTCTATCATAACCCATCATCTAACCTCTATCATAACCCATCACTTGACCCGTCACCTTAAAATACAATTAACATCTTAGCTCTCCAGCTGTTGAATTCTGTAAAGGCAAAtgatcaattaatattttctcctTGGTATAACCTTTTGGCCACTAGTATACATCTCACACCTGTCCAAGCAaaagacataaaaaattaaaaaaaaaacacaaaaaaagaCCACATGCCTTATGTCCTACTCTTAATCAGCATTTGCTAGATTATTTAACCCCAACCAATCTTAGTTATCAGTTTGAGCTGTTAGCTGGTATTTCTTTAGTCATTTAGATAGTAACTGGCACTTTTTTTAGCTATGCACAGCGATCCTCAATTGGGTCTAGATTTTAACAGAATAACATTTTATGATTTAGGTTGAAGGGGTCTGCTCTCAACATGTGTTAGTTCTTTATATAAGTTGTAGCTTGATCTTCCtatcctttttgtttttaaatctATTCTTGGTTACCTACTGACCCATCCTTTCCAAAGTCTCTACCATATAGAATAACAGAGAGCATTCATTGACTCAGGCTTCCAACCATGTTGGTATAGAAAAATCATTGTTAGTTATCACACTATGTCAACTTTCCAACGATCaaattcattttgaatttcatatCATTTTTGTTATGGGTCTATAATGTGCAGGAAAGAGACATTCCAGTTCTTATATTTTCAGCAGGGCTTGCAGACATCATTGAGGAGGTTaggtttaaaaatttttctctccagTGGCTTCATTTCATGGCATATACAGTTTGCTGGGTCTAATTTGTATTGCTCTGCTCATCGATCCCTTCTCAATTGTATCAGGTTCTGAGGCAAAAAGTTCacaaatcttttaaaaatattaagattgTATCAAATCGGATGGTTTTCGATAAAGATGGTCACCTTGTATCCTTTAAAGGTATCCTTTAATTTTGTCACCCTAAAGGAGAAGTTTTGATGAGATGTTACACTTTCTAAACATTTGTTGTCACTGATTGAGCATGAAGTTGCATTAATTGGCTTTGAATGTTACCCTGGGTTTGTTTACTTTCTGCACTGTGGTGTTTTTGTTCTCCTTTggtttaattacttttataatcCAGGCTTCACAACCTAGTGTGTGGTCTCACTAACAAGTTTGTtggggaaaacaaaaaaaatgtttgattgaACTAGCATTCCTTCTTTTGTGGCTTTAATGATGTGAAGAGTCGTTTATGGAGATATGATTATTGTAAATGGTTTTCACTTTTCAATTTGGATAAGCTCTCTTTGGGAAGAGTTGATGGGTTACTGGATATATGCGTAATTGGGATCTGAAGTTCTCCTTCCTATTATGACATAATCATGTTagtaattcaattatattatttcttgtgataaaattaaaatcaaatgcaAATAAATTTGAGATGACTTTTGTCTTTCAGTGATTGTGCATAGCTGTGCAACAATTATCTTTGTTCTAAATTTTGCATCTTAACTAATTTGTACGCAGGGAAGACTATTCATAGTCTAAACAAAAATGAGCATGCTCTAGATATGGCAGCTCCTCTTCACGAACATTTTGGTGATACTGATGGGCCAAATTATGACAATGCCTCAGTGAAGAATAGGACCAATGTGTTGCTTCTTGGTGATCATATTGGAGATCTGGGAATGTCTGATGGCTTGAAATATGAAACTCGAATATCTGTGGGGTTTCTgtaagttttattaaatttacttaattttcgTACTTCATATCTTATATCCCACTGGAAATGAGTTGTCAAACTACATAGGTTTTAATTCAGATtctgggaaaaaaaaatggtttctTCTGTCCGATTTCAGCATCAAGCTTGTGTGCTAATTAATTCCATCAACTTTTTTCCACTGCTTTTGGATGTTTGTGCAATACtggatttgtttttcaatattGGTTTGGGATAACGCTGCTTGTCTGTCAAGCCCGAATAGATTGGATACTCCTTCTAGTCATGGAATAGTATCAGCTTTGGACTTTGTTTGTCTTCAGAGATCTTAAGAAAACTTATCCCAAACGAAGTTTGAACAAGATTATCCAAGCCCATCCTTTGCCTCACCAATAAGAAAACTTATGAAACGCTCACTGCTCCAACTTATCTTCTCTTTATACATATCCAACATTTGAAAACCCTGCTTCTAACTTGAGAACGGTAGAGTAGCTTGGAtaaaagaagagaaggaagCAAACCAATTTCCATTCCTTATTGCACTTCTATTTGTCTTGCATTGGCTCTTATTCATTTCTTCCTGCACTAAAAATTTATGTGCTTTGAAGCTCTTCCTTTTAACTCCATGttgcaaaataaagaaacagaGACACTATTGTAATCATGTTTCCAGAGGGATGCCCAGTTTGAAATAATACATTGATGCAAAACATTTGTTTTCCCTTCATTTCCTGCATTGGAAGAGATCTTTGTTGTGTTTTGCATCTGCCTTGATATCCTTGTTGTGATAGATCATGTCTTCTGCTTACTTCCCACATAAGTTTAATGCTAGAATGTGATCCATTTTAGTTGACCTAGTTACTTATCCTTTAAAGTGTTGTTTCAGGAATGACAACATTGAAAACAATCTTGATAACTACCGCAATGCCTTTGATATTGTTTATTTGGTAAGTGGAACACAAACATGACTTCTTTCTTCCCCTCGTCTGATTCATTTGGAGATCCCTTAAGGGGCTTCCTTATGTATACGTATATTACCTGCTAGACTGGATCGATCGTTAATATTATGGAATGAGTAAAGAAAGGATGATTTTGTCAAAGTACATTAACATTTTACGAGAAAAATCAACTGAATTGATTGTTTGAGATTCCTGGAAGAAACTAAACCATGTTATTATCAAGATTTGAATGCTGATTTCTTATGTAATGTATAATGGTTACAGAATGATGCACCCATGTGGGAAGTAGTTGAGCTTGTCTCGCAGCTGTGTTCTAATGAAGCTCAATAAGTGCCACCTCGATATATTGCTTTGCTTTTCGCTCAGCTTAATGGAGAAATGTCATATATTGCTCTATTTTGCTCTGCAAATAGTGCGCCTTCATATTATTTGAACAAAATAGCCAATTCAAGCTGATAAGCTTAATGGAGAAATGTCATATATTGCTCTATTTTGTGTTCTTTCTTTGGATATTTACTGGAGTAGTTAAACCCCCCTTTTGTAATTTGCATATGGCCTTTAGGCACAAGGGCTTTTGCtttttatacattttctaCAAAATTCCCAAATCACTTAAGATATCCAAATTTGTAGAATAATTGTTGGATTACAACACATTATTGCATACATTAATGGTTATACCTTAGGATGCATCCATGCATAGCTGTATCTCACTGCAAAAAGTTTCTATTTAGATTGCTGTTATTGTGGCCGGCAGCCCAATTTGTAATCTTCCAAACTCTATAAGATAAATAGATAAatggaaacaaaaagaaataaaatgtcTCTACTAATTTACTAACTATTAAGTTCATCTTCCCTAGGGAAAATGATGTGAATGATTGATACTGTTAAATCCATTTTAGTATTCTTATACCCTATCAATTTTTTGGTACAagtcaacaaaattttcattagtCCAATGGGAGAACTCTCCTATTAATGGGtataggaattttttttttttaaagtctcaaaattttcattggaTTTTCCAAATTCTACATTTCTctaaaaacgaaaaaaaaaaatgcagaatACATTGGCAAAGCAAAGGAGCTAAAACCTAGGGGTGGAACCATACCAAACCGCACCGAAATATGTTGGTTCGATTCAATTTGGTCTCGCAAGTGGGAACTGAATGGTTCAACAAATGTGAATTGATCgatttttggttttggataaaattagaaaaaaaaaagaaaaaattccaatttatatatacaataatatttgttattattatttttgcataaaacATGAATGATTAGTgattataattgaattgaattaaaaaaatcacatacAGAAGAgtacaaaaatttagttaatataaaagaaaaaatattacattaaattttatgaagtgAACCAAAACGAGCTTAGAATCCAAACCGAAATAAGATTCGGTTTGGTTCCTAAGCTTGATTCGTATtcgatttataattttttgaactGATCTAATCTACTGTAGTTTGGTTTTTGGACAAAATCGAACCAAACCAATTTATGCTCACCCCTACTAAAACCTGTTAGTCctatatcataataaaaacttGAGTATATTAATTGTCCTACACAGAGAAACGAAAGCATCGCCACATGAACCACTGAAATGAATAGGTTAGAATAATTTCACTTACTGGGTAATTATATAGATCTAAATCTATGCAGCCCCTATGCAACAGCCAACGATGCTTGCATTGCTGGTATATCGTCGTTTGTCACCTCCCCAGCTTCAAATTCAGCCTCTTGAGGCTTCAACAAGCGGGTGTAATGGAATTCTAGTTGTAGCCGATGATGAAGAGGTGTCGACGCCATCAATCCCTTCCTGATATCAGTGTGCAACTCCCGAACAGGAATTGCGGCCAAGAAGCTTTTGATATACTCATTGCACGACACGTTGCCTCTGTACACGGTGCCTTCTTCCACACGGTAAACCACTGAAGTTCCCTCGAATGGATTTGCACCAGGTGCAGCTTTGTCACTAGCCttactattattttcttctgaGGACTTTGTATCTTTTGGCAGTCGCTTTATTGTTGCGTCATTGTCAAATTTCGGGATGTACGCCTGGTTACATCCCTGGTAAAGCCTCTCCCCTGAAGTGTCGATAAATGTAGTAAGCTTCCTGCTCGATTTTCAGCTCGGAAAAAGGTCATTCCAACTTATAATGTAGATCGAAGGGTCAGTAGTACCACAACGAATGATCTCGTCCCAGCTCTAGGCCTTCTGGATGGAAAAACACAACAAATGACTTCTTTGGAACCACAAATAGAGGACAGTTTTGAGCTTCAAGGACTGTCTCGAGATCAAAGTGCTTGTCAGGAAACCAATGTATATACTCCTCATTCTCACATAGATTTCTCCAATCGAAAGACCCTTTTGTGATGAGATTGTGGAATTCAGACTTAATTGGCATTTCATTTGGATTTCATTGCAACCAATTAGCGATGACAGCAGCAAGAGCTGTGCATGCACTTTCACCTGCTGTGCGCACGCCCCTTTGATCAATAAAAGCAAGGAAAGTTGAGCCGGAAGCTTCATGTTTCCATCACGGCTTATTACTTCCTAGCTTTTCCCGGCTGCCCGCCGAAAAATTGTCACCCCCAAATTCAAAGAATGATGATCAACTTCTTGTTGAACCTTCTGATCTCCACTGCCAGAAACATCGTTAgagaaaatgctaaaatttttttatagctacaggaaaagaaaaagtgcaTACGTACTGCAAATCCGGAATCATCAGAAGAGCTGAGCTGCCtgcaaacaaaatcaatatccTCTCCACCCTCttttctgtaatttttcttaagaagAGGTTCCTCTTTGGTCTTATGAGATCTGAACCTCAGTTTCCTCTTCCTC contains these protein-coding regions:
- the LOC102609888 gene encoding uncharacterized protein LOC102609888, producing the protein MIMILKRLLSTMNSHRVQGSTIVSIPLHLANAISQQLHHFLPSKYCCTSSPRVWNRCCSAQNKMENQDLSKFTIKGDPQSLQNKISQIRMAGPSKLQVIADFDGTLTRYFINGSRGQSSHGLLQQGNPEYDAKRQALYEYYHPLEFSPTVPLEEKTKLMEEWWGKTHGLLIEGGLTYDAIKKSVSNALIAFRDGVVKLFEFLEERDIPVLIFSAGLADIIEEVLRQKVHKSFKNIKIVSNRMVFDKDGHLVSFKGKTIHSLNKNEHALDMAAPLHEHFGDTDGPNYDNASVKNRTNVLLLGDHIGDLGMSDGLKYETRISVGFLNDNIENNLDNYRNAFDIVYLNDAPMWEVVELVSQLCSNEAQ